The region gcacatttactagtttAACAGTAGAATTTTTTAGCCGATACTGTGTAGCTCTTAGATTCTTTTGATAttatgggttccaaacccagattttgcgTGAAAGATGCAAATATAGTTCTTCATTTGAATTTCGGATGACATATCGTGTAAACCAAGAAAAGGGGTatggaattagggtttttaaattgcacgtttcccaaaaatatcacctttttgagtaaccgccaacttttttcctGAAAATCcagaattttcaaaaataaatccacctcCCCCCTTTCGCGTCAAATACACGCTCAGGGCTCGACTCTTTCAATAGCTCAGGTTTCTTCCGAGCCTGATCTCGTTCTTTTGATCGAGCTTATTCCATGGTTTCGAGCATTCAAGCTCGAGCCATCTTGATTTTTATCCTTAATTTCTTTTGTGCCTGGCcttcaccctttttctttcttgctagatgtcgcagaatttggaaaaatggtgggggtcagtactcgcgattccttattcaTCGATAACTCCGAGCCCAGAGTCGCCCTTTACTCGGAATCAACGGCTAATTCGTGAGCACGaagtgaggtgtgagcaagaggatactCGAGCTTTCTTTCGATgccaaattgacgaggtcgaAGATAGAAAGAGGAAAAAACTTCGGATCGCGATCTATCCAGAccaattcctctcgaccctaTGCTTATAGTAACGGTCGCTTTTAAACCGGGCGATCTCAAATTCTCACTGATGGAAGAATAAAAAAATCATCCATCCACATCACAACCAACCgccattcccacctcgaggggaatttttcgaggccgagcattattggagctcggtttcttCATTGGGAAAAATCTCCAATATCCTAGCTTGCCATGGCCTAGGATTGTCCAGCTcgttgaggtgtcgagctccgacctccaATGAACGAATTTGTTACGCCCTGGGAGATGGCCGTCCCGACAATAAGCTGAAGCTCGCAGCTTGGAGTCGTGAGCATATGAAGGTAGGAGCCTTATTTCCCTTGAAGTCCTTAACCTTTTTTAAGGACTTCTTGGAATTTGTTGGGCTcacgcccttccaactccagaccaactcatacagggttttgtcagccctaaggtcgctataccacgagctgaagtgggaaggaccttcaccaagaaagattctgtatctcttttgcttgaaaagcaacccctcccaagctcggggaggaggtggattctactacctttcgagctatcctaGGGAGAAGAACATCTTCAAGGACATGCCCAACCATTCTCCTAACTTCAAGCAAGCGTTCTTTTGGACAGACGGCTTGGCTCCCTCTAAATATTATTCATTCAGACGAATCCGTAAGTTTATGATCCTTTTTCTTTTCGTGCTCGACTTTTGCTTAGGCTCGAATTACTCATAATGTATTCGattcttcagccaattatcaccTTCCTACCCCCACAGACACAATGAAGGAGTACAAAGAGGCTTTGCTCCAGCTCCCATACGGTaggcgctccctgtcttatcttcttcatgaagataagcttcgagcctgtgGTCTCCTGGAGCAGGATCAATCAATAGATGATACTGCCTACCGGAAGTATACCAAGTGGGAGTATGTGACACTCCCAACTAACAAGCTTCCTCCGAGGCGAAGCTCAAAAGCACGATCCCCAGCTCGCCGTCACAGGAGTCCATGCTCGGGGAATGACGCCaacgatgaggcctcgagcttgagtgacagaggtaaggtcattcttagctcgaccttgtggtctccttccctactTAAGAATAAACCCGACACCCTGATCTTATGCCCATATGATAGGGACAACtattatgtatggtcttgggtagatgatagggtccataggtttgatagctggctagggAAATACGACACAATATacagtttgaatgaggtttgggatggaatagccatccaatacgggacaaacgactatatggacctttcgaggttgacttccacgtatagggaagggaatcccccagcctcctctgaagataggagAATTACTTGGTCACTAAGCACGAGttcaggggagagttccagttaggttccttgtCAATTgtctttaattcttttaactgtCTACTTTATGCTAATTTTAGCGTTTTGAGATcattttctaatgtgatttgatcATGCAGGTACTATGGATTCTGACCTCGAGAATATGCTTGCCAGTGGTGAGGGGCCAAACAAAGCAAACGCCCGAGAGCCTCGCAATAGTCTGGTTGGCCTGCTAAGGTCCCCAAAAAGaccgaggtgactcctcctccCCCCGCTCCTATTGTTCCCAGTAGCGGACCCCACTCCGAGGTCGACATTCCTGCAGCAGATGCTCTTCCTTTGCCTCCTGCTATCAAGATCCTTCCAACGCTCGGCCCAGCTCCGAAGAAACCAGCGATCACTAAGGGGCACCTGTTGTCAATTTCTACTCATTCTTATGAGTATGTCATCGAAAATGCTGCCGAGACTCACAGAGCCACTCTTGGCTCAGACGTCCTGTCTTGGGTAGGCCAAAGCTTCAGCAGACTtggggctcctcagtggcagttctTGGTCAATGCTCAAAACTCCAATGTCCTTTATGACAAGTGTACCGAGCACATCTCCTCGGTAACCTCTCTCACTTcattatttgttgtaatttttcttagagtatgttctaacttgatttgtttgtgtgttaggcTCTTGCTGTagttgctcagctaaattacaagctgaacaatgaggttcatgcgagcatgtacaatgctcaggagtcgaaggatctccagcttaagctcACTGACGAGTTCAAGACTGCAAAATTAAAGCTGGAGGCTGAACTCGAGAAGCTGAAAGCCGAGCTCAAAGAAAAGAGCTccagggttgaggagcttgagaagctggatgccaagctcgaggaggagaaaaaggccaccttcgagataatagagggtgaaaaggctcgtcttctcgaagagtttaagcagaggaaggatcgggcagtcgacatggccatgtacaggatctgggccaacGACGTCGATCTCAACACAAGCTtcttaggctcttttgaggacGAGTTTCTGGAAAAATGGCAAGCTCAGCTAGAGGCAGAGGAAGCTGCtcgggaggatgctgagaaggctaaggagggttCTCCTACCTCCTAAATCTCGATCATGGACTGCGTCCCTCTGAAACATTTGTAATAGTTTATAGCTTTTGTTTttcatgcccttggggcaaaaacaatttacagctcgtaGAAAAGCTATTTACTTTCGATATTTTTAATACCATGTTCGTCttcactttaatattttttctttacatctctctgatagaaatattttaagcaatttatattaaatgtttgcttttatgtttgtttataaatacaaacacatgttggatttaggctcgaattTCCATGCATTCTtgcatagtttgctcgatatatccatatccgatctcgttatttgtcaaggtcggatcttacttttaccatgcactcgaaagtacttatatggcatgtaagataggtagtttagttatatcctgctttcTAGGTACTTTTCCTTGTCCTTGGGTAGCACCCCAAAGTTGTGAGgttgaaactatctttttgcaagatattccagcccCAATCTCGACTTAATTTGAAGtgggtttatttatattccatctttcggtcgattagttttagttggtttgttccaaactttttTAGCTCGTATCTGTTTTGTAATCCATACCTTTttaattttagtaatttggtttCGTCCAAACTATTTTAGCTTGCACTTCTGGTTATGTctagacactttatttttaataatctggttatataCAAACTATcatagctcgcgcatttggttatatccaaacactttatttttaataatctggttatgtccaaattatcttggcttgcgcatttggttatatccaaacactttatttttaataatttggttatgtccaaattatctttagctcgcacatttggttatatccaaacactttattttttataatctggttatgtctaaATGATCTTAgcttgcgcatttggttatatccaaacatactttatttttagaatacacttttaacttttatgtcgggttaaCGGTCCAGACATTTGTTTGTTTTCGTGTAtgctatatttgagttattccttttttcaaacttatggtatatataccactgatgcccccttaatatcctatgagtgtgaccataggttcttaaattaagagagtttgcaaaaaatataacatatttgaacgaaaatgatctttattcaaaattgaacaatttattaacaaaaactttgtaaagataaacaagcatggttacaggagacatcatttctacactattgatagtaaggtcgtagatgttctccattccatgctcgtggtaccaattctctatttaatctcgccaatttgtagacgccaggtcAAATAACTGATTCGATTTGGTAaagtccttcccaattgggcccGAGTACGCCAACGGCTGGGTCCCTTGCAGCTAAGAACACAtgccttaacaccaagtctcccaatccgaatttcctgtcccgaacctttttattgaaatatcgggtagctcgttgttgatatgctgcatttttcagttgagcttcatctcgcctttcttcaatcaggtccagacttacttcgagctgggattggttcgaggcttgatcataagcatggctacgaatagtgggtatttcgacctcgattggtaacatggcctcgcatccatatgccagagaaaaaggggtatgtcctgttgaagtgtgAGCcgtagttcgatatgcccacaagacttggggcaactcctcgggccattttcccttagcttcttccaatttctttttcatagtaatcttgagggtcttattcacaacttcgacttggccatttgcttggggacgggcaacagaggagaagcttttcattatcccatttttctcacaaaaattggtgaataattcattgtcgaattgagtaccgttatctgatactattttccttggcattccatatcggcagatgatgttttttaccacaaagtccaagacttttgtGACagccagaatcccgtgatccgtaaggggaaagaccgggtaagctatgtaatcccacaccgcctggggaaggttaagtgtgatgattctaagactgtgtaggtatgggactacacagttgaagagggcttaaatagattgatgggtactacctatatcaacaagatacatcttcttttcagtagcccatcacttcagaactccaaagttaagcgtgcttgacctagagtaatcttaagatgggtgacctcctgggaagttttctcaaaaagcgtgcgagtgaggacaaagcacgctggaaagactcgtgttggtttgtagggtcagtcgtcattcttggaagcagccatagtgacgtggggcgttacaactttcttcgaggtaatcgttgccaaaggttcagcctcggtccactttataaaataatcgaccgcgaccactacgtacttaactccaccttttccaattggcaacgagcctatgagatcaattccccacacCGAAAATttcatggggaggtcatcatagttagcgtAGATGGTGGAGCTCGCGGGATTGTAGCGAACcgctggcatttatcgcattgatagtgggccagaagtatccttgtcttataattttcttagataggatatgccccccagtgtggtctccacaaaatccttcatgaatttcttctaggattttcttggcctcgggtggagtcacacatcggagtaatggcatagattATCCTCTCcaatataaccttccttccacaatagtgtatctgggaatctgatacatcagttttcgagccttgttccattctgctgggagaatgccggtttcgaggtaataaactattggggtcatctaggttggtttagagttaatcatgcagacatcttcctATTCAGGCTCGCTAATACTGGGTGTCGAAAGGTGCTCAATTGACACAAAATTAAGCGCATCAACCTCGTTGGATGTGGTGAGTCGGGCCAGGGCGTCcacatttgagtttttctcttggGGAGCCTGCTCTATTGCATAGAGctcgaaatgttcgagtgctgctttcgctttttctaaatatgcggccATCTTCATTCcatgagcctggtattcccctaagaacTGGTTtaccaccaactgcgagtcattgtagcaatgtattgctttagcccTAAGCtctttggctattcgaagtcctgccaatagagctttgtattcagcctcattgttagacgcTTCGAAACCAAAcctcaaggcagagtgaaatcgacttccagttggggtgatcaatatgatttctgcccccaatccattttcgttggaagatccatcgacataaagtttccacagctcgcaggctggggttataacttcatcgtcagATACTCCTgtacattccacaatgaagtctgccagggcctgcccttttatggtcgttctgggatgataagtgatctcgaattgtctgagCTCAACAaaccattttaataatcgccccgaggcttctggctttaACAAGACTTGCCATAGTTgttggtcagttagcacatggatggggtgtgcttggaagtaaggtcggagctttcgagatgagtgaattaggctaagAGCAAACTTCTCCATTAacgggtatcttgattctgcccccagtaaccttttgttgacatagtacactggtttttgtaccttctgatCTTCTCGGATGAGCACGACGCTGATGGCATGCTTGGTTGTAGCGTAATATAGGTACAagatttctcctgtgataggcttCGACAGGATGGGAGGTTCCACAAGGTGTTTCTTTAGCTCCTGAAAtgcaagctcgcattcctctgtccactcgaattttcccccctctcaaaaggttgaaaaatggaagacagcggtctgtagatttcgagataaatctacttaatgTCGCCATCCGTCCatttaagctctggacatctttatgctttcgaggtgagggcatgtcaattagagcctggatctcttcaggattaacctctattccctgtgcatttacaatgaagcccaagaacttccctgatgatactccgaaagagcatttttggggattgagcttcatgttgtatttttgtAGCacagcaaagcattcttcgaggtcgtccacatggttatcattatgtttatatttgactaacatatcatcaacatatacttccatgttattacctatgtgctcggagaacatcatattcaccagcctttggtacgttgctccagcaCTCTTAAGCCCGAGGACATAacattgtaacagtacaaccctttatcggttacaaaactcgtatgttcttggtcaggtgcatgcatggcgatctggttatatccagaataagcttCCATGAATGCCATAAGAccgtgcccagctgtggcatctacgagctgatcgatccgaggtaggggaaagcaatctttagggcatgccttgttgagatcggagtagtcgatgcaagttcgccatgttccgttaggtttcaAAACCAAAACTggattggcgatccaatcaggatagaaggcatctcgtataaaccgatttgcctttaacttgtcaacttcttccttcaaggctttcttcctatcatcgttcaagagtcttcgtttttgctgcttcggggggaagcttttgtcaatattaagtgcatggcttatcacattcggacttatccctaccatgtctgaatgcgaccatgcgaaaacatcctggttcttcctcaagaagcaaattaattgctactttgctTTTTTAGGAAGGTTTCTCCCTACCTTCACAGTCTTCAGAGGGTTGGTTTCCTTGAGCTTGACTTTTTCGATTTCTTCCAGTGGTTCGAGGTCAGCCCTCTCTTCTACTCTAGGGTCGATCTCCCTGTATATTTCTAAGatcgtcccatccttattctgaagtggctttgtagaggatattcaccgagctcccattgttaattaggactcgatgcaccctcttgttcgcgagctgaagggtgatgaccaacagatcattatgagggaactgtacaTGTGATGCgtcatcctcagtaaaagttatgggttgagattcaaccctttgttgtttcagagCTCTGAGTTTGGATTCATAGGGAGACTTGTTGCCAGttttagctcattcacgtatcttttATGGGCATTCCTGCCTGATTCCGCAATATGCccccccccgagatggttatgacatcatccccatcaatcggagggggtcgttcatctTCCCGTGCTCGGGAGTTGCTGTTCTGGGTAGGCGGTGCagctgctgccctctggctggtggagGCTTGATTGGGGTTTTGAAATATACTCTtgagatcagaccttcgatctcatcttttaattgtttGCATTCATCGGTTGCATGCCCGATATCTCTGTGGAATTTGCAGTACTTGTTGGAATCTCTTTTcaccttttggtttctcatggggtcatgtcgtctgaaagggacctggttttcattagccaggtagatattctcccgagactcattgagttcgatatacactttgtatacggagaagtatctttcccctttcttcttctttcccccatccGCCTCAGGATTAttccctttatttttctttctttttgaagggttgtcctcggggggttttgaggtcgtagggtctgccgaggtcgaggcagagtttgtgtttgttgttgtagttatgggctgagaggtcacattcaatgctgacctcacatcttctacattaacaaacctctaagctcgtcgattgaactcggttaaggaccttacaggcttcctttgtaaatcttcccagagagggcttccaggcattactccagctcgaaCAACCATTAAGTGGccactattgtccatgtcacgaGCTTgagcgacttccaagttaaaccttgtgagataacctTTCATTGACTCATTTGGCTGCTGTCAGGCATTGGTCAAGGCAGAAGCCTTGGGActaatgccgaccatggccttgaattgtttcttgaaatctctcaatagttgatcccaagaagcaatcaaatgtcttttatatttttcaaacccgttttttgctggtcctgtgagagaggctggaaacaacatgcatctgagttcgtagcccacattactggctcgcatgacTGTGTTGAACGTACTTAAATAACTGAATGGATCCGAATTTCCATCgaatggcgggacatgaggaattctgaatccttgaggaaacggggttctggagatatgtggggcaaaggGCTCAAGTTCCTCGTTGAACTCTTCATCCCGTTCCCAGCTTCGTTCGTTTTGCAAgggcctgaatgctctttctaactcctcaatcctttcttggactggatctatgaGGGGTCTGGCTTGAATCAGCGGGAACTGGTTATAGTTGATTACAACTATATTTCCGCGCCTTGGCACAGGGTGCT is a window of Humulus lupulus chromosome 4, drHumLupu1.1, whole genome shotgun sequence DNA encoding:
- the LOC133832351 gene encoding uncharacterized protein LOC133832351; translation: MKEYKEALLQLPYGRRSLSYLLHEDKLRACGLLEQDQSIDDTAYRKYTKWDVLRSFSNSGWPAKVPKKTEVTPPPPAPIVPSSGPHSEVDIPAADALPLPPAIKILPTLGPAPKKPAITKGHLLSISTHSYEYVIENAAETHRATLGSDVLSWVGQSFSRLGAPQWQFLVNAQNSNVLYDKCTEHISSALAVVAQLNYKLNNEVHASMYNAQESKDLQLKLTDEFKTAKLKLEAELEKLKAELKEKSSRVEELEKLDAKLEEEKKATFEIIEGEKARLLEEFKQRKDRAVDMAMYRIWANDVDLNTSFLGSFEDEFLEKWQAQLEAEEAAREDAEKAKEGSPTS